The following proteins are encoded in a genomic region of Desulfosporosinus youngiae DSM 17734:
- the xdhA gene encoding xanthine dehydrogenase subunit XdhA: protein MNIGKSIPRVDAFDKATGRTKYTDDLCDSQALVVKLVHSTIANGLVKSIDISEAEKVEGVVKIVTCFDVPKYYFPTAGHPWSTDPHHQDVADRLLLTDRVRFYGEEVAAVIAENDIAAAQAVRKVKVDYEEYPIVLDVQEAMKEGAPQLHENYPNNILGHTNLRIGNYQEAIKEPGLIKFDDWYDTPTVQHCHIENHICYAYEENGRINIVSSTQIPHIVRRVVGQALGISWGKVRVVKPYIGGGFGNKQDALYEPLCAYLSTQVGGRLVKIDVAREETFTNNRVRHAIRSHVVTWVRPDGTIVARKLEAFSNQGAYASHGHGIAAKGMGAFPQLYPCPNVEADAYTVFTNRTVAGAMRGYGIPQAMFPVESQIDDIARKIGAHPLEYRLKHLMPVGYVDGFSKNENYFDSFRQCIEKGKAAIDYDRKYEEYKHQTGDTRRGIGCAVFWYNTAVWPISLESSSCRMVLNQDGSVQIQLGETEIGQGADTVFAQMAADILGYSMDKINVVSCQDTDVTPFGTGSYASRQTYVGGFAIRQTAEILKAKILEYAHELTRMPVFNLEIADNHIVRTTDGRILMSIADLACEALYSLTHSQHMTAESTYQIKSNAYSFGCCFVDVEVDIKLCKVKILDIINVHDCGQLINPDLAEAQVHGGMSMGIGYALSEQLLYDPKSGRTLNDNLLDYKLPTTMDHPDLAAQFVENYEPTSAFGTKALGEPPVCPVAPAIRNAILNATGVGMFKAPMTPHVLFERFSEEGLI from the coding sequence ATGAATATTGGTAAAAGTATTCCTCGTGTCGATGCTTTCGACAAGGCAACAGGACGAACCAAGTATACCGATGACCTGTGTGACAGCCAGGCACTTGTAGTTAAGCTTGTTCATTCCACCATCGCTAATGGTCTTGTCAAATCAATTGACATCTCTGAAGCGGAAAAAGTCGAAGGTGTTGTTAAAATCGTCACCTGCTTTGATGTTCCTAAATATTACTTCCCTACGGCGGGACACCCCTGGTCAACCGATCCTCATCATCAGGACGTAGCTGACCGTCTTCTTCTGACAGACAGAGTCAGATTCTATGGCGAAGAGGTTGCAGCAGTAATAGCTGAGAATGATATTGCTGCTGCGCAGGCAGTCAGAAAGGTTAAAGTTGATTATGAGGAATACCCTATTGTGCTCGATGTTCAGGAGGCCATGAAGGAGGGTGCTCCCCAGCTTCATGAAAACTATCCTAACAACATTCTTGGCCACACCAATCTAAGAATCGGCAACTATCAGGAGGCCATTAAAGAACCCGGACTGATAAAGTTTGATGACTGGTACGATACTCCTACCGTTCAGCACTGTCATATCGAGAATCATATCTGCTATGCTTATGAAGAAAATGGCAGGATTAATATTGTTTCCTCAACCCAGATTCCCCACATCGTCCGCCGGGTTGTTGGCCAGGCCCTTGGTATTTCCTGGGGAAAGGTCAGGGTAGTCAAGCCCTATATCGGCGGTGGCTTCGGCAACAAGCAGGATGCTCTATATGAACCCTTGTGCGCCTACCTTTCAACTCAGGTTGGAGGAAGACTTGTCAAGATTGATGTGGCAAGAGAAGAAACCTTTACTAACAACCGTGTCCGTCATGCCATCAGAAGTCACGTAGTTACCTGGGTACGTCCTGACGGAACCATTGTGGCCAGAAAGCTGGAAGCTTTCTCCAATCAGGGTGCCTATGCTTCTCATGGACATGGTATTGCAGCCAAAGGCATGGGGGCCTTCCCCCAGTTATACCCCTGCCCCAATGTTGAAGCCGATGCTTATACCGTATTCACAAACCGCACTGTTGCAGGTGCCATGAGAGGATATGGCATCCCTCAGGCAATGTTCCCTGTGGAGAGCCAGATTGATGATATAGCACGCAAAATCGGCGCCCATCCCCTGGAGTACAGGCTGAAGCATCTCATGCCCGTGGGCTATGTTGATGGATTCTCCAAAAATGAGAACTATTTTGACAGCTTTAGACAATGTATAGAAAAAGGAAAAGCGGCTATTGACTATGATAGAAAATACGAGGAATACAAGCATCAGACAGGAGATACCCGCCGTGGTATAGGCTGTGCAGTTTTTTGGTATAACACAGCAGTATGGCCAATCAGTCTTGAATCCTCTTCCTGTCGTATGGTTCTTAATCAGGATGGTTCAGTCCAGATACAGTTAGGCGAAACTGAAATAGGTCAGGGTGCCGATACTGTTTTCGCCCAGATGGCAGCAGACATTTTAGGCTACTCCATGGATAAAATTAATGTTGTATCCTGTCAGGACACGGATGTTACACCCTTTGGTACAGGTTCATATGCCTCCAGGCAAACCTACGTCGGGGGTTTTGCAATCAGACAGACCGCTGAAATACTAAAGGCCAAAATACTCGAGTATGCTCACGAATTGACAAGAATGCCTGTCTTCAACCTGGAAATAGCAGACAACCATATTGTCCGCACCACGGATGGCAGAATTCTCATGTCAATTGCAGACCTGGCCTGTGAAGCTCTTTATAGTCTGACCCATTCACAGCATATGACAGCAGAGAGCACTTACCAGATTAAGTCCAATGCCTACTCTTTTGGCTGCTGCTTTGTGGATGTGGAGGTTGATATAAAATTATGCAAAGTGAAGATACTTGATATTATCAATGTTCATGATTGCGGACAGCTCATTAACCCTGATCTTGCTGAAGCACAAGTTCATGGCGGGATGAGTATGGGCATCGGCTACGCTTTGTCGGAACAGCTTCTGTACGATCCCAAGTCAGGCCGGACACTCAATGACAATCTTCTCGACTATAAGCTGCCGACAACCATGGATCACCCTGATCTTGCAGCACAGTTCGTTGAGAATTATGAACCTACCAGCGCCTTTGGCACAAAGGCTCTGGGCGAGCCTCCGGTATGTCCGGTGGCCCCCGCCATTAGAAATGCTATTTTAAATGCAACAGGTGTCGGCATGTTTAAAGCACCCATGACACCTCATGTTCTCTTTGAACGTTTTAGCGAAGAAGGACTGATTTAA
- a CDS encoding MarR family winged helix-turn-helix transcriptional regulator: MTFRLRNSLGFILNRTNTKMKNNLLHYLKDYDVTPEQWAVLNCLWDQDGISPKELAELTSKDQPTTVRMLSKLEKKGFITRQVNPDDNRAYFIYLTSKGKELEDKLYPLAFKALDKAIKGIDKKQIEEVKSVLNKIFDNLD; this comes from the coding sequence GTGACATTCAGACTTAGGAATAGCCTTGGCTTTATTTTAAACCGAACCAACACAAAGATGAAAAATAATTTACTGCACTATTTAAAAGACTATGATGTAACTCCCGAGCAATGGGCTGTTTTAAATTGCTTATGGGATCAGGACGGTATTTCCCCCAAAGAATTGGCCGAACTTACATCTAAGGATCAGCCTACAACCGTAAGAATGCTATCAAAACTCGAAAAAAAGGGGTTTATCACCAGACAAGTTAATCCAGACGATAATAGAGCCTATTTCATTTACCTTACAAGTAAGGGGAAAGAATTAGAAGACAAATTATATCCTTTAGCATTTAAAGCTCTTGACAAGGCCATAAAAGGTATTGATAAAAAACAAATTGAAGAAGTTAAGAGCGTTCTCAACAAAATATTTGATAATCTGGATTGA
- a CDS encoding MFS transporter, which produces MENNTNLIQKEPLWRQDFILITLVSLFTSLGFQMLLPTLPVYAKSLGGGNTSAGLVIGIFTFSAILIRPFTGQALDVHGRKSIFLAGMILFTACVLSYIWAPSLLVLLAIRFIHGFGWGLTSTAAGTVAADIIPKSRMGEGMGYYGLAGTISMALAPALGLFMIDRFSFNIMFSLAAFMVMIAIILACLIKYRNVTPTRQTLSLIEKAAFRPTLVIFFITMTYGAIVSFIALYASQRGIGNIGSFFTVYAVSLAIFRPFAGRLSDKRGFDFVVIPGIILIGFAMILLYFAASIQWFLVAAFVYGAGFGTVQPSLQALAIILSSPERRGSANATFFTGFDLGIGLSSIMWGVVAEVTGYSLIYMLSLVPVMAALISYVLLGRNTRTA; this is translated from the coding sequence ATGGAAAATAACACAAACCTTATTCAAAAAGAACCTCTATGGAGACAGGATTTCATTCTTATTACCTTAGTGAGTTTGTTTACTTCCCTGGGCTTCCAGATGTTACTGCCTACTTTGCCCGTATATGCAAAAAGTTTAGGTGGCGGTAATACTTCAGCCGGTCTCGTAATTGGTATTTTTACGTTTTCCGCTATCCTTATTCGCCCCTTTACCGGACAAGCTCTGGATGTACATGGTCGAAAAAGTATATTCCTGGCAGGTATGATACTATTTACCGCATGTGTATTGTCCTATATCTGGGCGCCTTCTTTGTTAGTGTTGCTTGCAATTCGTTTTATCCATGGCTTTGGCTGGGGACTTACCAGCACGGCAGCCGGTACGGTAGCAGCCGACATTATTCCTAAGTCCAGAATGGGAGAGGGTATGGGCTATTATGGTTTAGCCGGAACTATATCAATGGCGCTTGCCCCTGCATTAGGACTTTTTATGATAGATCGTTTCAGCTTTAATATTATGTTTTCACTCGCAGCGTTTATGGTCATGATAGCCATTATTTTAGCTTGTCTTATCAAGTATAGGAATGTGACTCCAACCAGACAAACCTTGAGTTTGATTGAAAAAGCGGCATTCCGTCCCACTTTAGTGATATTTTTTATTACCATGACTTACGGTGCGATCGTTTCATTTATCGCATTGTATGCCTCTCAGAGAGGCATCGGCAATATTGGTTCTTTTTTTACCGTGTACGCTGTTTCTCTTGCCATATTCCGGCCTTTTGCCGGGCGTTTATCCGACAAACGGGGTTTTGATTTTGTAGTAATTCCCGGTATTATACTCATTGGATTTGCCATGATTCTGCTATATTTTGCGGCTAGCATCCAATGGTTTTTAGTGGCCGCATTTGTGTATGGTGCTGGTTTTGGCACAGTTCAGCCGAGTTTACAAGCACTTGCCATCATCCTTTCATCTCCTGAAAGGCGCGGATCAGCAAATGCCACATTTTTTACCGGATTTGATTTGGGAATTGGGCTAAGCTCTATAATGTGGGGTGTTGTCGCAGAGGTAACAGGCTATAGCTTGATCTACATGCTATCATTGGTTCCGGTTATGGCCGCCTTAATCAGCTATGTATTATTAGGCCGTAATACTAGAACAGCATAG
- a CDS encoding DUF1697 domain-containing protein, with protein MKKYIALLRGINVGGNNKISMQQLKETFRQAGYTDAQTYINSGNIIFSSNDSEEALQRVCETLISEQFGLAIAVAIISAEELTDALEHAPEWWNIPNGAKHNAIFVIQPATAEDVCAEVGEIKPEYERVAYYGRVIFWSAPMETFSRTRWSKVSGTKTYQKITVRNANTASKLAELAAAAQ; from the coding sequence ATGAAAAAATATATTGCTCTCCTGCGGGGAATCAACGTAGGCGGTAATAACAAAATATCCATGCAACAGTTGAAGGAGACCTTCCGGCAAGCCGGCTACACAGACGCGCAGACATATATTAACAGCGGAAATATCATTTTTTCCAGCAATGACAGCGAAGAGGCGCTTCAAAGGGTATGTGAGACCCTGATCTCGGAACAATTCGGATTAGCCATAGCCGTTGCGATTATCTCCGCTGAAGAACTCACCGATGCGCTTGAACACGCGCCGGAATGGTGGAATATACCCAACGGTGCAAAGCACAATGCCATCTTTGTGATCCAGCCCGCCACCGCGGAGGATGTTTGCGCCGAGGTCGGCGAAATCAAACCGGAATATGAAAGGGTTGCCTATTATGGCCGGGTCATCTTTTGGTCGGCCCCTATGGAAACCTTTTCCCGAACAAGATGGTCAAAGGTTTCCGGCACCAAGACCTACCAAAAGATAACTGTCAGGAATGCAAATACGGCGAGCAAACTTGCGGAGCTTGCCGCAGCCGCACAATAA
- a CDS encoding GGDEF domain-containing protein, which translates to MEPVKIRMWGAIVAHGPWGGEEFIIILPEIELKHAVNIAEKIRIIVQTHDFGIDQKISISLGVGEHKTNESFDQLMLRIDNALLKAKSDGRNRVVSC; encoded by the coding sequence ATGGAACCCGTTAAGATTAGGATGTGGGGTGCTATTGTCGCTCATGGACCTTGGGGCGGAGAAGAATTTATCATTATTTTGCCGGAAATTGAATTAAAGCATGCTGTCAACATTGCTGAAAAGATTAGAATAATTGTTCAAACCCATGATTTTGGAATTGATCAGAAGATATCGATCAGTTTAGGGGTCGGAGAACATAAAACCAATGAAAGTTTTGATCAATTAATGCTTAGAATAGATAATGCCTTGCTAAAAGCAAAATCCGATGGAAGAAACAGGGTTGTATCCTGTTAA
- a CDS encoding AAA family ATPase, giving the protein MGLKNMKQLGTLYFFCGKMGAGKSTKSKQLAIDKHAVLLSEDEWISSLYPNQVTSFEDYLKFSAQIKPLVKKHVQNILSVGTDVVMDFPANTQKLRKWFLDMASEVNASHQVIFLNINNEQCLRQIAQRRSEQPQRAAFDTEAVFIHVTSFFEAPVASEGLNILELNGKAQTSTPLKNCFLRDR; this is encoded by the coding sequence GTGGGGTTAAAAAATATGAAACAATTGGGGACGCTATACTTTTTCTGTGGAAAAATGGGTGCGGGAAAATCAACTAAATCAAAACAATTGGCGATAGATAAACATGCGGTACTGCTGTCTGAGGATGAATGGATTTCATCACTTTATCCCAATCAGGTCACATCATTTGAGGACTATCTAAAATTCTCAGCACAGATTAAGCCATTGGTGAAAAAGCATGTCCAAAACATATTAAGTGTCGGTACAGATGTAGTGATGGATTTTCCAGCTAATACTCAAAAATTGCGAAAGTGGTTTTTGGATATGGCGTCAGAGGTCAATGCAAGCCATCAAGTAATTTTCCTTAATATAAATAACGAGCAATGCTTACGTCAAATTGCACAAAGACGCAGCGAACAACCCCAAAGAGCTGCATTTGACACTGAAGCGGTGTTTATTCATGTCACTAGTTTTTTTGAAGCACCAGTAGCATCTGAGGGTTTAAATATTTTAGAGCTTAATGGAAAAGCTCAGACTTCAACCCCCTTAAAAAACTGTTTCCTAAGGGACAGGTAA
- a CDS encoding ABC transporter permease, with amino-acid sequence METFSALEFASCQNYRNSADGFSNYYLEHYRDSMVISESEFNRHMGLQLDVMPDELVQVYNSSARAQEPLNYDTVITVQPWRQGVTQAQSFGTGPTDRDTFVASLEETKHLVYAREKTSKMYAPFLDSYGNIEYAGVLANVIDDRVYQSLRADTETAYLFNLKSGDGRQVFKSILKGLRNLNGADENLWASSSLVFGIKDDITHLRPIYKQERFDVAFGIGGFTFFAFSFIGFLFLLSSGIVLYYKIVTDIDEEKEQIAMLKRIGLNNQECRSYLTKHLAILFFTPLVLGISLGTVYMHAELKFSPYVGYMMSFIWIITGVVAVLDVLLYLSLRKQFFKGVEV; translated from the coding sequence TTGGAGACTTTTTCCGCTTTGGAATTTGCCAGCTGCCAAAACTACAGGAACAGCGCAGACGGGTTTAGCAATTACTATTTGGAACACTACCGGGACAGTATGGTCATCAGTGAAAGCGAGTTTAACAGGCATATGGGACTGCAGCTGGATGTTATGCCGGACGAATTAGTGCAGGTTTATAATTCCAGTGCCAGAGCGCAGGAACCCCTTAACTATGATACGGTTATCACGGTCCAGCCCTGGCGGCAAGGTGTAACCCAAGCCCAAAGCTTTGGGACCGGCCCTACAGATAGGGATACCTTTGTCGCCTCCTTGGAGGAGACAAAACATCTGGTCTATGCCCGGGAAAAAACAAGCAAGATGTATGCGCCTTTCCTTGATTCCTATGGCAATATTGAGTATGCAGGAGTTTTGGCCAATGTCATTGACGACAGGGTTTATCAAAGCCTTAGGGCCGATACGGAAACAGCCTATTTGTTTAATCTGAAATCAGGCGACGGCAGACAGGTCTTTAAATCTATCCTTAAAGGCCTGCGTAACCTAAACGGCGCTGATGAAAACTTATGGGCCAGCTCCAGTTTAGTATTCGGCATAAAAGACGACATCACCCATCTCCGCCCGATTTATAAGCAGGAGCGTTTTGATGTCGCCTTCGGGATTGGCGGGTTTACCTTCTTTGCCTTTAGCTTCATAGGATTTTTGTTCTTACTGTCCTCAGGTATTGTCTTGTATTACAAAATTGTCACGGATATTGATGAGGAAAAAGAACAGATTGCCATGCTGAAACGAATTGGGCTGAACAATCAAGAGTGCAGAAGCTACCTGACAAAACATTTAGCCATCCTTTTCTTTACCCCTCTTGTCCTGGGCATTAGTTTAGGCACGGTATACATGCACGCAGAGCTTAAGTTCAGCCCTTATGTGGGTTATATGATGAGCTTTATCTGGATAATAACAGGGGTAGTTGCGGTTTTGGATGTACTCCTTTACCTGTCCCTTAGGAAACAGTTTTTTAAGGGGGTTGAAGTCTGA
- a CDS encoding sensor histidine kinase: protein MHLIRLLCQTIDSERKGIIFYLANTAVLLLIFNLTFTGGIIVYPTLISLIILAAYLILKAVMMHSFLHNLAGARHSRGYESYPETCKEVFVFEAIEEIHAHYNERIMALNEKLEGRNSMFSSFIHNMKTSLAVIELACAQPSTDTLGDIALENEKLKRNLEQALNILRLDEFSNDYVPERVDLQALVSKVINEKKRDFIYAGVFPKLCGESAYVYTDKKWCAYILEQIIANAIKYSPSGKNVYADIIPGEKRTVLTIRDEGIGIEAEDIPRVFELFFTGKNGRCRRCFGDFFRFGICQLPKLQEQRRRV from the coding sequence ATGCATTTAATACGGCTGCTCTGCCAAACCATTGACAGCGAGCGGAAAGGGATTATTTTTTATCTGGCAAACACGGCGGTTCTGCTCTTGATTTTCAATCTTACTTTCACGGGAGGTATCATTGTCTATCCAACTCTGATCAGCCTGATAATATTGGCGGCTTACTTAATCCTTAAAGCTGTGATGATGCACAGCTTTTTGCATAATTTAGCCGGTGCCAGGCACAGCAGGGGGTACGAATCATATCCTGAAACCTGTAAGGAAGTCTTTGTTTTTGAAGCCATTGAGGAGATACATGCCCATTATAATGAAAGGATCATGGCCCTGAATGAAAAGCTGGAGGGCCGCAATTCCATGTTCTCCAGTTTTATTCATAACATGAAAACCTCGTTGGCTGTCATTGAGCTGGCCTGTGCCCAGCCATCCACCGACACTCTCGGCGATATTGCTCTGGAAAATGAAAAGCTGAAAAGAAATTTAGAGCAGGCTCTGAACATTCTGAGACTTGATGAGTTCTCCAACGATTACGTGCCGGAGCGAGTTGATCTGCAGGCCTTGGTCAGCAAGGTTATTAATGAAAAGAAGCGTGACTTTATCTATGCCGGCGTGTTTCCGAAGCTTTGCGGTGAGAGTGCCTATGTCTATACCGATAAAAAGTGGTGTGCCTATATCCTGGAGCAAATCATCGCCAATGCCATCAAATACAGTCCTTCAGGTAAAAATGTCTATGCGGACATAATTCCGGGCGAAAAACGCACGGTACTGACAATACGGGATGAAGGGATAGGTATAGAAGCTGAAGATATCCCCAGGGTTTTCGAATTGTTTTTTACGGGCAAAAACGGCAGGTGCAGGCGGTGTTTTGGAGACTTTTTCCGCTTTGGAATTTGCCAGCTGCCAAAACTACAGGAACAGCGCAGACGGGTTTAG
- a CDS encoding response regulator transcription factor, which produces MNTILLIEDNEQLQKYISEYLEVYGFTTRILDDYDAVPETIAACRPKLILLDINLPKFDGFYYLKLIRKHYKIPIIIISARSEEGEQIRGIENGADDYITKPFSIGVLLAKINAMLRREAELHKRVISLDGLCLNEDTLSVAYKGAGTELSKNEYRVLRLLMKNAGQIVSREQLLEELWDDVSFVDDNTLTVNITRVKKKLMELGLQNCLETKRGVGYAFNTAALPNH; this is translated from the coding sequence ATGAATACTATTCTCCTTATTGAAGATAATGAGCAGCTGCAGAAATATATCTCCGAGTATTTGGAAGTCTACGGCTTCACGACGCGGATTCTTGACGACTATGATGCTGTGCCCGAAACAATAGCGGCTTGTAGACCCAAACTCATTCTGCTTGATATCAATCTGCCGAAATTTGACGGCTTCTATTATCTGAAGCTGATACGGAAACATTATAAAATTCCCATCATCATCATTTCAGCGCGCAGCGAAGAAGGGGAGCAGATACGGGGCATAGAAAACGGCGCGGACGATTATATCACGAAACCTTTTTCCATTGGTGTATTGCTGGCGAAAATAAATGCCATGCTGCGCAGGGAGGCAGAGCTGCACAAGAGGGTTATATCCCTTGATGGGCTATGCTTGAATGAAGACACTCTGAGTGTAGCGTATAAGGGCGCAGGAACAGAGCTTTCCAAAAATGAGTACCGGGTACTCCGGCTCTTAATGAAAAACGCCGGGCAAATCGTCAGCCGGGAACAGCTTTTGGAAGAGCTTTGGGACGATGTGAGCTTTGTTGACGACAATACCTTAACCGTCAATATTACCCGCGTGAAAAAGAAGCTCATGGAGCTCGGACTGCAAAACTGTCTTGAAACGAAAAGAGGGGTAGGATATGCATTTAATACGGCTGCTCTGCCAAACCATTGA
- a CDS encoding DNA-3-methyladenine glycosylase → MKTIGREFYNRDSLIVARELLGKVLVHETEGGRISAKIVETEAYMGIEDKAAHSYGGKRTTRVEVMYGGPGCSYVFMIYGMYYCFNVVTREEGIPQAVLIRAVEPAEGFEQMSANRFQKAYHQLSKSQIKGLTNGPGKLCRALLIDKSLNGEDLRGRKLYIEEGEGENFSVVSAKRIGIDYAGEAKDYQWRFYIEANPYVSVK, encoded by the coding sequence ATGAAAACCATCGGCAGAGAATTTTATAATAGAGATTCCTTAATAGTGGCCCGGGAACTTTTGGGAAAGGTACTGGTCCATGAAACAGAGGGCGGGAGGATTTCCGCAAAAATCGTGGAAACGGAAGCCTATATGGGGATTGAAGATAAAGCGGCTCATTCCTACGGCGGAAAAAGAACGACCCGGGTGGAGGTTATGTATGGCGGGCCGGGATGTTCCTATGTTTTCATGATTTACGGCATGTACTATTGCTTCAATGTAGTCACCAGGGAAGAAGGAATTCCTCAGGCTGTCTTGATCAGGGCCGTCGAGCCGGCAGAAGGGTTTGAGCAAATGTCCGCCAACAGATTCCAAAAGGCTTATCATCAGTTAAGCAAAAGCCAGATTAAGGGGCTGACCAATGGACCGGGAAAATTATGCAGGGCACTTTTAATCGATAAAAGTTTAAACGGAGAAGATTTGCGCGGAAGGAAGCTGTACATAGAAGAGGGTGAGGGGGAAAACTTTTCTGTCGTGTCAGCCAAACGGATCGGAATTGATTATGCCGGGGAAGCAAAGGATTACCAGTGGCGGTTTTATATAGAAGCCAACCCCTATGTATCCGTAAAGTAA
- a CDS encoding beta-propeller fold lactonase family protein — MAVFDTGPIENRAVPRTTQLTVRLFNTGKLPALVGVEAYSINPAGDGFASETLFAVNLVSLNPFGTPGSSFTVDNIIPNQDVFGVRVLTSGLGANNIAITILEKGSNGQILKEHVLEGELSQIQELLYAYVSNPYSDTVMIINTATNTILTTLFFPPGSNPAGTAFTPDGSLAYIVNYGNSTVTVVDTATNTFKTTITLSPGSNPILITITPDGTRAYVANRLASTVSVINTATNTILTTIILPSGSSPVGIAITPDSLQAYVVNEDNDTVAVIDTITNTITTTINFPSGSRPVLIAITPNGSRAYVTGYLNDTVTVIDTATNTILTAITLPSGSGPVGIAIIPDGSRAYVTNASNDTVTVINTATNTILTTIDLPPGSASEEVEITPDNSRAYVANTGINSITVLDTATNEVIATLPTGELPVDVAITPILLF; from the coding sequence ATGGCCGTTTTTGATACAGGACCCATTGAAAACAGGGCTGTACCTCGTACAACCCAGCTAACCGTTCGCTTGTTCAATACCGGTAAATTACCTGCACTTGTTGGGGTTGAAGCATATAGTATCAATCCGGCTGGAGATGGATTCGCCAGCGAAACCCTCTTTGCGGTCAATCTGGTTTCCCTTAATCCATTTGGTACTCCGGGTTCTAGTTTTACCGTAGATAACATTATTCCCAATCAGGATGTCTTTGGAGTCAGGGTTCTTACCAGCGGGCTTGGTGCCAATAACATTGCCATAACCATTTTGGAAAAAGGTTCGAATGGGCAGATTTTAAAGGAACATGTGCTGGAAGGGGAACTTTCTCAAATTCAAGAGCTTTTGTATGCCTATGTTTCAAATCCGTATTCTGATACCGTTATGATCATTAACACAGCAACGAATACTATATTGACTACGCTGTTTTTTCCACCCGGAAGCAATCCGGCAGGTACAGCGTTTACCCCTGACGGTTCGTTAGCTTATATCGTAAATTATGGTAATAGTACTGTTACAGTCGTCGACACAGCAACGAATACATTTAAAACTACTATAACCTTGTCCCCCGGAAGCAACCCTATATTAATTACTATAACGCCTGACGGTACAAGGGCTTATGTAGCCAATCGCTTGGCTTCTACAGTCTCTGTAATTAATACGGCAACCAATACCATATTGACTACCATTATTTTACCTTCCGGAAGCAGTCCTGTAGGAATTGCGATTACCCCTGATAGTTTACAAGCTTATGTAGTAAATGAAGATAATGACACTGTTGCGGTAATCGACACTATAACGAATACAATAACAACTACGATTAATTTCCCTTCCGGAAGCAGGCCCGTATTAATTGCTATTACTCCCAACGGTTCGCGGGCTTATGTCACGGGTTATCTTAATGATACCGTTACGGTAATTGATACAGCAACGAATACTATTCTAACTGCGATTACTTTACCTTCCGGCAGCGGTCCGGTAGGAATTGCAATTATCCCTGACGGTTCACGTGCTTATGTCACGAACGCAAGCAATGATACAGTTACAGTCATTAACACGGCAACGAATACAATATTGACTACTATAGATTTACCTCCCGGAAGTGCTTCGGAAGAAGTTGAGATTACTCCCGACAATTCACGAGCCTATGTCGCGAATACGGGAATTAATTCCATTACGGTGCTTGATACGGCTACTAATGAGGTAATTGCTACTCTGCCGACCGGTGAACTTCCTGTTGATGTTGCGATTACACCAATTCTTTTATTTTAA